One Prolixibacteraceae bacterium DNA segment encodes these proteins:
- a CDS encoding superoxide dismutase, Ni encodes MKSIKTLILLVMVVFGVNTITPKQAVAHCEIPCGIYDDALRIKIIKEHIQTIKKSMHEIGHLSTNSKTDLQQIVRWTNNKEDHAKKIQDIMTQYFLYQRVKIGTDTASKKRQQELLLSLHEVCVYAMKCKQTLDSKMVDKLQAATLKFEKLYFNK; translated from the coding sequence ATGAAGAGTATAAAAACCCTTATCCTTTTGGTGATGGTAGTATTTGGTGTAAACACCATAACTCCAAAACAGGCAGTAGCTCATTGTGAAATTCCTTGTGGTATTTATGATGATGCATTAAGAATTAAGATAATTAAAGAGCATATTCAAACAATTAAAAAGAGTATGCACGAAATTGGTCACCTTTCAACGAACAGCAAAACAGACCTACAACAGATCGTTCGTTGGACAAACAACAAAGAAGATCACGCCAAAAAGATTCAGGATATCATGACCCAATATTTTCTCTATCAAAGAGTAAAGATTGGAACAGATACTGCTTCAAAAAAGAGACAACAAGAGCTACTTCTTTCTCTTCACGAAGTGTGTGTGTATGCCATGAAGTGCAAGCAAACACTTGATAGCAAGATGGTAGATAAGTTGCAAGCAGCAACACTCAAATTCGAAAAGCTTTACTTTAATAAATAG
- a CDS encoding glycoside hydrolase family 3 C-terminal domain-containing protein has translation MKVTTTRIHILILLSYFFSACTKTEPKEVVPRIPMIEEKIQQMSIEEKVGQTAQITLDVLTKGDNIYSSYEPITLDSQRVKEALVDYHVGSILNTANGKALPREKWSEIIASLQEVAMHDTKSQVPILYGVDAIHGATYTEAAILFPQEISQAATWEPGLTYEANRLTAYQVRASGIPWTFSPVLDLGNDPRWARIWETYGEDPYLVTKMGEAAVLGYQGDDANHIDSLHVAACLKHFFCYASNSGKDRTPKDISISTLHDTFLVPFKNAIEKGALSVMINSGIINGIPVHANKEILTHLLKKELRFDGLVVTDWADIENLYQRDRVAKDHKEAICMAINAGVDLSMIPYDYKRYCTLLTELVKEKRVSMERLDDAVRRNLLMKYRLDLFDNPVTRSKEYPEFNAIDSHEVAYQGAAEAITLLKNQKEILPLSKEAKVFITGPNANTLRPLLGGWSYSWQGDKADRFGDMDQTILAAAKRTFGKNNVDYLPTVTYTSGRYDSETVINMNQVIRRAKAADYILLCLGENSYTEKPGDLHSLMLSENQQALALEAAKSGKPVILVLSEGRPRIIRNIEPKMNAIVQTYISGIYTANALMDILTGEVNPSGKLPYTYPMYGNSLTVYNHKHSEESKTPEGMYDYSGGFYPQYPFGFGLSYTKFKYTDLKISSATLHAGEKIRVEVAVKNVGERTGKEVVQLYTSDHYASITPDVKRLRAFQKIELKPNESKKVVFELSVKDISFVLENGQRIAEKGAFSIQIEKLKQEFALEETVSFEKL, from the coding sequence ATGAAAGTGACGACAACAAGGATCCACATTTTAATCCTTTTATCTTATTTCTTTAGTGCTTGTACCAAAACAGAGCCTAAAGAGGTAGTACCAAGGATTCCGATGATTGAGGAGAAGATTCAACAAATGTCTATCGAAGAAAAAGTCGGACAGACTGCTCAGATTACGCTAGATGTATTAACCAAAGGAGACAACATCTACTCTAGTTACGAACCTATAACGTTAGATTCACAACGAGTAAAAGAGGCATTGGTGGATTACCATGTGGGCTCTATTCTGAACACTGCAAATGGGAAGGCATTGCCACGTGAGAAGTGGAGTGAGATAATCGCTTCGTTGCAAGAGGTTGCAATGCATGATACGAAGAGTCAAGTCCCTATTTTGTATGGAGTTGATGCTATCCACGGAGCTACCTATACGGAGGCTGCTATTCTTTTCCCTCAAGAGATCTCTCAAGCAGCAACATGGGAGCCAGGCCTAACTTATGAAGCCAACAGACTCACTGCATATCAAGTTAGAGCAAGTGGTATTCCTTGGACCTTCTCTCCTGTGTTAGATCTAGGAAATGATCCTCGTTGGGCTCGTATTTGGGAGACATATGGAGAAGACCCATATTTGGTCACCAAAATGGGGGAAGCTGCAGTATTAGGTTATCAAGGGGACGATGCCAATCATATAGACTCACTGCATGTGGCTGCATGCCTAAAACATTTCTTTTGCTATGCTTCCAACTCCGGAAAAGATAGAACGCCAAAAGATATCTCTATCTCTACCCTTCATGATACTTTCCTTGTTCCTTTTAAAAATGCGATCGAAAAAGGTGCTTTATCGGTGATGATAAACTCTGGGATTATTAATGGCATTCCTGTTCATGCCAATAAGGAAATTCTAACACATCTATTAAAAAAGGAGTTACGATTCGATGGTTTGGTCGTAACCGATTGGGCTGATATCGAGAATTTATATCAGCGTGATCGTGTGGCAAAAGATCATAAAGAGGCTATCTGTATGGCAATAAATGCTGGTGTCGACCTCTCTATGATTCCTTACGATTATAAAAGATATTGTACCCTGCTTACGGAGCTAGTAAAAGAGAAGAGGGTGTCGATGGAAAGATTGGATGACGCAGTGCGTCGTAATCTTTTGATGAAATATCGTTTAGATCTTTTTGATAACCCTGTGACGAGGTCAAAAGAGTATCCCGAATTTAATGCTATTGATTCTCATGAAGTTGCTTATCAAGGAGCAGCAGAGGCCATCACACTACTGAAAAATCAGAAAGAGATTCTCCCTCTCTCTAAGGAGGCAAAGGTATTTATCACTGGCCCGAATGCCAATACATTACGTCCACTATTAGGAGGTTGGTCCTACTCATGGCAAGGGGATAAGGCAGATCGTTTCGGAGATATGGATCAAACTATTTTAGCCGCAGCCAAACGTACTTTCGGAAAGAATAATGTGGATTATCTTCCTACTGTTACTTATACTTCTGGACGTTATGATTCGGAGACAGTAATTAATATGAACCAGGTGATTCGTAGGGCAAAAGCTGCCGATTACATCCTTCTTTGTCTTGGAGAAAACTCCTATACAGAGAAACCTGGCGATCTTCATTCGTTGATGCTTTCCGAAAATCAACAAGCATTGGCTTTAGAAGCTGCAAAGAGTGGCAAACCAGTAATACTAGTGCTAAGTGAAGGACGTCCTCGTATCATACGAAATATCGAACCAAAGATGAATGCTATTGTACAAACCTATATTTCTGGTATCTATACTGCGAATGCATTGATGGATATTTTGACAGGAGAGGTGAACCCTTCTGGGAAATTACCCTATACCTACCCAATGTATGGCAACTCTTTGACAGTGTATAATCATAAGCACTCTGAAGAGAGTAAGACTCCTGAAGGAATGTATGACTATTCTGGGGGATTCTATCCTCAGTATCCTTTTGGTTTTGGATTGAGTTATACGAAATTTAAATATACAGATTTGAAGATATCCTCTGCGACTCTCCATGCAGGAGAGAAGATTCGAGTGGAAGTGGCAGTGAAAAACGTTGGAGAGCGTACCGGGAAAGAGGTGGTTCAGCTCTATACCTCGGATCACTACGCTTCGATTACACCTGACGTAAAACGTCTTCGTGCTTTCCAAAAGATTGAACTAAAACCAAATGAATCCAAAAAGGTGGTGTTCGAACTATCTGTTAAAGATATCAGTTTTGTCTTAGAGAATGGACAACGTATTGCTGAAAAAGGGGCATTTTCAATTCAGATAGAGAAACTAAAACAAGAGTTTGCACTAGAAGAAACAGTCTCTTTTGAGAAGCTTTAA
- a CDS encoding IS4 family transposase, with translation MQYIYSNELQNQYRMNDKDFTRNRKLKFPKILLFLMNRITKTLSIEIDNIIGVFNKDKKLKTDDHFTKSAFVQSRKKIDYKVFDVLSKKLTDEFYTDNTYKKWHKFRVLAVDGSLLTLPNTKELMEVFGSNQPHTKEPIIQGRVSLLYDVLNGFVIDSTLQPLSRTERDLAIDHIKHATPGDLILYDRGYPSFDMMYQHKKRDIDFLFRVQTNFNKETKEFLNSTDKTKLIELSPSITCLKEKGYTGDETIIVRMNKVVLPNGTVEILISSLLDKDEYRNNIFKDLYFKRWNVEIFYNELKNKLKVGNFSGNSEQVILQDFYSTIFVSNIQTLLIEEINDELKEQKGTKKYNYKVNNNVSYGILKNRIIEIFFTEQEMSKTIFQIKELLKKHTIPIRPNRKNERDTRKFDNRKRPKTLTNQRDAI, from the coding sequence ATGCAATATATATATTCGAATGAATTACAGAATCAATATAGAATGAACGACAAAGATTTTACAAGAAATAGAAAATTAAAATTCCCGAAAATACTTCTCTTTTTAATGAATAGAATTACCAAGACACTATCTATTGAAATTGATAATATCATTGGTGTATTTAACAAAGACAAAAAACTTAAAACAGATGATCATTTTACCAAGAGTGCATTTGTTCAAAGCAGAAAAAAGATTGATTACAAGGTGTTTGATGTTTTATCAAAGAAACTTACTGATGAATTTTATACTGATAATACTTATAAGAAATGGCATAAGTTTAGAGTCCTTGCAGTAGATGGATCGCTTCTAACTCTACCCAATACCAAAGAGTTAATGGAAGTCTTTGGATCTAATCAACCACATACAAAAGAACCTATTATTCAGGGAAGAGTTTCTTTATTATATGATGTATTAAATGGATTTGTTATTGATTCAACACTTCAGCCACTTTCTAGAACAGAACGAGATTTAGCGATTGATCATATAAAGCATGCAACTCCTGGTGATCTTATTTTATATGACAGAGGCTATCCTTCTTTTGATATGATGTATCAACATAAGAAAAGGGATATTGACTTTCTTTTTCGAGTTCAAACGAACTTTAATAAAGAAACAAAAGAGTTTTTGAATAGTACGGATAAAACAAAGTTGATTGAATTATCTCCAAGTATAACATGTTTAAAAGAAAAAGGTTACACTGGTGATGAAACTATCATTGTACGCATGAATAAAGTTGTGTTGCCAAATGGCACTGTTGAAATTCTTATAAGTTCTCTTCTTGATAAAGATGAGTATAGAAATAACATATTTAAAGACCTGTATTTCAAGAGATGGAATGTGGAGATTTTTTATAATGAATTGAAGAATAAACTGAAGGTTGGAAACTTTTCAGGGAACTCAGAACAAGTGATATTACAAGATTTTTATTCCACCATTTTTGTTAGCAATATCCAAACCTTATTAATCGAAGAGATTAATGATGAATTAAAAGAACAGAAAGGGACTAAAAAATACAATTACAAAGTAAACAATAATGTATCCTATGGAATCTTGAAGAATAGAATCATTGAGATATTCTTTACAGAACAAGAAATGTCCAAAACGATATTTCAGATTAAAGAACTATTAAAAAAACACACAATTCCTATACGACCGAATAGAAAAAATGAGCGAGACACTAGAAAGTTTGATAACAGAAAACGTCCAAAAACACTTACGAATCAAAGAGATGCAATATAA
- a CDS encoding glycosyl hydrolase, translating into MINRGVLIGITLIASFLLSSCGKTKKEQRVVEKSTASVFETSKGGNGEMNKIDNISFYDKKQPYENEVTVFVDPSLEYQEIRGIGGAITDASAEVYDQLSKETQKQLMDAYYGEGGLNYTIIRTPIHSSDFSSSSFTYLADGDTTLQSFSIDHDRRYRIPMIKEAISRCEDTPIVYASPWSPPAFMKTNNDMLHGGSLKPEYAQMWVDYFVKFIESYEAEGIPIWGLTVQNEPMAIQRWESCIYTASQERDFIKNHLGPTLHEAGYKDKKLIVWDHNRDLLFQRGNTILSDPEARKYVWGVGFHWYEIWAGGKPMFQNERALKEAYKDIHLVFTEGCNEGFEFDHIRRWSNAERYGESMIQDFNHGTTIWTDWNILLNEFGGPNHVHNLCFAPVHAMTEKDSLIFTPTYYYIGHFSKFISKGTRRVSCSVSRSTLQATSFKNSDGEIVLVVMNKEEDPIRYKIQIGGKESIVTIPAHAMQTIIF; encoded by the coding sequence ATGATTAATCGAGGAGTCTTAATTGGGATAACCCTTATTGCATCTTTTCTTTTGAGCTCTTGTGGAAAAACAAAGAAGGAGCAACGTGTGGTAGAGAAGAGCACAGCAAGTGTATTTGAAACCTCCAAAGGGGGAAATGGAGAGATGAATAAAATTGACAATATCTCTTTTTATGATAAAAAACAACCTTATGAAAATGAGGTGACTGTTTTTGTAGATCCTTCTCTCGAGTATCAAGAAATACGTGGTATCGGTGGTGCTATCACCGATGCCTCAGCAGAGGTCTATGATCAGCTATCGAAAGAGACACAGAAACAGCTGATGGACGCTTATTATGGAGAAGGAGGGTTGAACTATACGATCATCAGAACCCCTATTCATAGTAGTGATTTTAGTTCTTCTAGCTTTACCTATTTGGCTGATGGGGATACTACATTGCAGTCTTTTTCCATCGATCACGACAGAAGATATCGTATCCCGATGATTAAAGAGGCTATTTCAAGATGTGAAGATACTCCAATAGTGTATGCTAGCCCTTGGTCGCCACCTGCATTTATGAAGACAAATAATGATATGTTGCATGGAGGTTCTTTGAAGCCTGAATATGCACAGATGTGGGTGGACTATTTTGTGAAGTTTATCGAATCCTACGAAGCAGAAGGAATTCCAATTTGGGGATTGACAGTACAAAATGAGCCGATGGCTATTCAGAGATGGGAGTCATGTATCTATACTGCATCGCAGGAGCGTGATTTTATAAAAAATCATTTAGGACCAACCCTACACGAGGCGGGCTATAAAGACAAGAAGTTGATTGTGTGGGATCACAATCGTGACCTTCTTTTTCAGCGTGGAAACACCATTCTTTCTGATCCAGAAGCTAGAAAATATGTTTGGGGTGTTGGGTTTCATTGGTACGAGATATGGGCAGGAGGTAAACCTATGTTCCAGAATGAGAGAGCTCTTAAAGAGGCATACAAAGACATTCACTTAGTGTTTACTGAAGGATGTAACGAAGGATTTGAGTTCGATCATATTCGTAGATGGTCTAATGCTGAGCGATATGGTGAGTCGATGATACAGGACTTTAATCATGGAACGACCATTTGGACGGATTGGAATATTTTGTTAAACGAATTTGGAGGTCCTAACCATGTGCATAATCTATGTTTCGCACCAGTACATGCGATGACGGAAAAAGATAGCCTTATTTTTACCCCTACCTACTATTATATTGGACATTTCTCAAAGTTTATCTCTAAAGGAACAAGAAGAGTGAGTTGTTCCGTAAGCCGAAGCACGCTACAAGCTACATCATTTAAAAATAGTGATGGAGAGATTGTGTTGGTGGTGATGAACAAAGAAGAAGACCCAATACGTTACAAGATACAGATTGGTGGTAAAGAGAGTATTGTTACTATTCCTGCACATGCGATGCAGACCATCATTTTTTAG
- a CDS encoding carbon starvation protein A, protein MITFSISIVLLVLGYFIYGRYMERVFEIDPDKKTPAIEKEDGVDFVPMHPAKIFLIQFLNIAGLGPIFGAIAGALWGSVAFLWIVFGCIFAGAVHDFLSGMMSVRHGGESLSEIVGIYLGNGIKVFMRIFSVVLLILVGVVFVKGPATILHDLTAMNVSYLIAIIFGYYLLATLVPVDKLIGKVYPLFGLCLLIMAVGIGWNLFTMDYHIPELTTDMFRNIHYQHKPIFPMLFITIACGAISGFHATQSPMMARCMTNEKLGRKIFYGTMITEGIVALIWAAAAMSFFGGIKELGEQMSLPNHNAAWVVKEVCNTMLGKVGGILAILGVVAAPITSGDTAFRSARLTVADACHYSQKSISKRLIITIPIFAIGFLLTQIDFAIIWRYFGWANQTLATITLWAATVYLLQRKRNYWTSLIPAIFMTNVIVTYIFVAQEGLGLPMTLSTIIGAITSLIFTILFFQYKKKIAKTDRHFDR, encoded by the coding sequence ATGATTACTTTTTCGATTTCAATCGTACTTCTTGTATTAGGCTATTTTATCTATGGCCGATACATGGAGAGGGTCTTTGAGATAGACCCAGACAAAAAAACACCAGCCATAGAGAAAGAAGATGGTGTCGATTTTGTTCCAATGCATCCAGCTAAAATATTTTTAATTCAGTTTCTGAATATTGCAGGACTAGGGCCTATATTTGGTGCAATCGCAGGAGCACTATGGGGGTCTGTCGCCTTCCTATGGATTGTTTTTGGATGTATCTTTGCTGGAGCAGTACACGACTTCTTGTCTGGGATGATGTCTGTAAGACATGGAGGGGAAAGCCTGTCTGAGATTGTCGGCATATACCTAGGGAACGGAATTAAAGTATTCATGAGAATCTTTTCTGTCGTCTTACTTATTTTAGTTGGAGTGGTCTTTGTCAAAGGTCCTGCAACCATTCTTCATGACCTTACAGCCATGAATGTATCCTATCTTATCGCAATAATTTTTGGATACTACCTCTTAGCTACTTTGGTGCCGGTAGACAAACTTATTGGAAAAGTATATCCTCTTTTTGGACTTTGTCTTCTTATTATGGCAGTAGGAATTGGTTGGAATCTTTTCACGATGGATTACCATATACCAGAGCTGACAACCGATATGTTTCGTAATATCCATTACCAACATAAACCAATCTTTCCAATGTTGTTTATCACCATCGCTTGTGGTGCCATATCGGGATTTCATGCAACCCAATCGCCTATGATGGCGCGTTGTATGACCAACGAGAAACTAGGACGTAAGATATTCTATGGAACGATGATCACAGAAGGAATTGTGGCTCTTATATGGGCTGCAGCAGCAATGTCTTTCTTTGGAGGGATTAAGGAGCTAGGAGAACAGATGTCTCTACCAAATCACAATGCAGCTTGGGTTGTAAAAGAGGTGTGTAATACCATGCTCGGCAAAGTGGGTGGCATATTGGCCATATTAGGGGTTGTAGCCGCTCCTATCACATCAGGCGACACAGCCTTTCGATCGGCTCGTCTAACTGTAGCAGATGCCTGTCACTACTCTCAAAAGAGTATCTCAAAAAGACTGATAATTACCATCCCTATCTTTGCTATTGGCTTTCTTTTGACACAGATCGATTTTGCCATTATTTGGAGATATTTCGGATGGGCAAATCAAACACTAGCAACCATCACCCTGTGGGCTGCAACCGTATATCTATTGCAACGTAAAAGAAACTATTGGACTTCTCTTATACCTGCAATCTTTATGACAAATGTGATTGTAACCTATATATTTGTAGCACAAGAGGGACTTGGACTTCCTATGACGTTATCTACCATTATTGGAGCCATCACTTCGCTTATTTTCACCATTTTGTTTTTTCAATACAAAAAGAAAATAGCAAAGACGGATAGACATTTTGATCGCTAA
- a CDS encoding NAD(P)H-dependent oxidoreductase yields MQKTLIIYGDNKNEGYLHELTNSISKNLVDHTHSVDIIRLNEEPFYPIRLEFEEKISKMGIEPPLDVHNYLDRIENAQEVIFIFPLWWSGYPAILKGFIDRIFIPKNYDEETLLYNQSKRIYLITQVDPNDISPLTKEDKSKIAWCINDSLWGKMGYTISPVIWVEDNSKLSYRDEEDRKSRIFSKLLAKKNDTLLGKD; encoded by the coding sequence ATGCAAAAAACGTTAATTATATATGGAGATAATAAGAATGAAGGCTATCTACACGAATTAACCAATTCAATAAGTAAAAACTTAGTAGACCACACTCATTCAGTCGATATCATTCGTCTTAATGAAGAGCCATTCTATCCAATAAGGTTGGAGTTTGAAGAGAAAATTTCTAAAATGGGCATAGAGCCCCCTTTAGATGTCCATAACTATTTAGATAGAATTGAGAACGCGCAAGAGGTGATCTTCATCTTCCCTTTGTGGTGGAGTGGTTATCCTGCCATTCTAAAAGGATTTATTGATAGAATCTTTATCCCTAAGAACTATGATGAAGAGACGCTTTTGTACAACCAAAGCAAACGGATTTACCTAATTACACAAGTAGATCCGAACGACATCTCTCCTCTAACAAAGGAGGATAAATCGAAAATCGCTTGGTGTATCAATGACTCATTATGGGGTAAGATGGGGTATACAATCTCTCCTGTAATATGGGTAGAAGATAACTCCAAATTAAGTTATAGGGACGAAGAAGATAGGAAGTCTAGAATCTTTTCTAAACTATTAGCTAAAAAAAATGACACTTTGTTGGGAAAGGATTAG
- a CDS encoding succinate CoA transferase encodes MSYKILTPEEAASYINHDDTVAFSGFTPAGSPKEIPTAIANRAEEFHAKGEPFKIGIITGASTGDSLDGALARANAVKFRTPYQSNKDLRKALNNGSAEYFDLHLSVVAQEMRYGFFGDIDVAIIEVADINEDGEIVLTSGVGIAPTAIRLAKKVIIEKNSNHPSKIRGLHDIYEPLDPPYRKEIPVENPETRVGSPVVKVDPSKIIGIVETNRKDEVGAFAPADEVTTKIGENVAKFLAGELKKGTIPKGFLPIQSGVGNIANAVLGALGSNPDIPPFRMYTEVIQDSVIGLIRKGDITFASGCSLTVTPDELDGIYRDYDFFKDKLVLRPQEISNNPEVVRQLGLITINTALEADIFGNVNSTHVLGTTMMNGVGGSGDFTRNSFLSIFTCPSVAKGGAISTIVPMVSHQDHSEHSVKVIITEQGIADLRGKSPRQRAETIIENCVNPAYKEMLIDYLKLNEKTVHTPQTLGSAFNMHLEFADSKDMRNTKW; translated from the coding sequence ATGTCATACAAAATATTAACACCAGAAGAGGCAGCATCATACATTAACCATGATGATACTGTTGCATTCAGTGGATTTACTCCAGCTGGATCACCAAAAGAAATTCCTACTGCAATCGCAAATCGTGCAGAAGAGTTTCATGCAAAAGGAGAACCATTTAAAATTGGTATCATTACTGGAGCATCAACAGGAGACTCTCTTGATGGCGCTTTAGCTCGTGCTAATGCAGTTAAATTCCGTACTCCTTATCAGTCAAACAAAGATCTACGTAAAGCGTTGAACAATGGTTCAGCAGAGTACTTTGATCTTCACTTGTCTGTTGTTGCACAAGAGATGCGTTATGGTTTCTTCGGAGATATCGATGTTGCAATCATTGAAGTTGCTGATATCAACGAAGATGGTGAGATCGTTCTTACTTCAGGTGTAGGTATTGCTCCTACAGCAATTCGTTTAGCTAAGAAGGTGATTATTGAGAAAAATAGCAATCACCCATCTAAGATCCGTGGTCTTCATGATATCTATGAGCCGTTAGACCCTCCTTACCGTAAAGAGATTCCTGTAGAGAACCCAGAGACTCGTGTAGGTTCTCCAGTGGTAAAAGTAGATCCATCAAAAATTATCGGTATTGTTGAGACAAACCGTAAAGATGAAGTAGGTGCTTTTGCTCCAGCGGATGAGGTGACTACTAAAATTGGTGAGAACGTAGCAAAATTCTTGGCTGGTGAATTGAAAAAAGGAACTATCCCTAAAGGATTTTTACCTATCCAATCAGGTGTAGGAAACATTGCAAATGCTGTATTAGGAGCTCTTGGTTCTAATCCAGACATTCCTCCTTTCAGAATGTATACTGAGGTGATCCAAGATTCAGTGATCGGATTGATTCGCAAAGGAGACATCACTTTTGCTAGTGGATGTTCTTTGACTGTAACTCCAGATGAGCTTGATGGTATTTATCGTGATTATGACTTCTTCAAGGATAAGCTTGTTCTTCGTCCTCAAGAGATCTCAAATAATCCTGAGGTTGTTCGTCAGCTTGGTTTGATCACTATCAACACAGCATTAGAAGCAGATATCTTCGGTAACGTGAACAGTACTCACGTACTAGGTACTACGATGATGAATGGTGTTGGAGGTTCAGGAGACTTTACTCGTAACAGTTTCTTGTCTATCTTCACTTGTCCTTCTGTAGCTAAAGGTGGTGCAATTAGTACTATTGTTCCTATGGTATCTCACCAAGATCACTCAGAGCACTCAGTGAAGGTGATTATTACAGAGCAAGGAATTGCAGATTTAAGAGGTAAGAGTCCACGCCAAAGAGCAGAGACTATTATCGAGAATTGTGTGAATCCAGCGTACAAAGAGATGTTGATAGACTATCTTAAGTTGAACGAGAAGACGGTTCATACTCCACAAACATTGGGTTCTGCTTTCAATATGCACCTAGAATTTGCAGATTCTAAAGATATGAGAAACACAAAGTGGTAA
- a CDS encoding RNA pseudouridine synthase → MSANTSSFYELHDTTIEPNLPFTYPFYYSPHVEIKKIAALLQEALMNYQNIEEFAIAVNQKMFGVLIVKDSKGRTGYLIAISGINPNIEKYIRIVPSIVSLEQKDGFFKKEEAFITRVNQLIKDIDNSRVYLKKKRLLKTMKEQNERFIIDAQKRKTEEKTKRAKQREDSYKLSLENQKSIEAELQRQSQQMKRWYKDQKRERGNSEKELIRELEQYTNLLEALKKIRKQSSRQLQNKIFQKYQLLNGEGVSKCMMEVFYEYNEELPPAGAGDCAAPKLLQYAFQHNLIPLAMGEFWWDPNHQDELRKHQQFYPACKSKCYPILSYMTQGLRVEKNQVETIAKQSYQLETMYEDDYILIVNKPSGLLSVPGKEIENSVYSIIHKRNPEFTGPLLVHRLDMSTSGLLIMAKDMETYKRVQKLFLQKKIQKRYIALIKGELKQEKGEIHLPLRVDLDNRPLQMVCQQYGKEAHTKWEKISYNKGQTKIALYPITGRTHQLRVHCAHKLGLNAPIVGDDLYGEVSKQRLCLHAEKIIFQHPYSAEVMQITSSLPF, encoded by the coding sequence ATGTCTGCCAATACATCCTCTTTTTACGAATTACACGACACAACCATTGAGCCAAACCTTCCTTTTACATATCCTTTCTACTATTCACCACATGTAGAGATAAAGAAGATAGCAGCCCTCTTGCAAGAGGCACTCATGAACTATCAAAATATAGAAGAGTTTGCCATTGCAGTAAATCAAAAGATGTTTGGAGTCTTAATAGTAAAAGACTCGAAAGGTCGTACTGGCTATTTGATTGCCATCTCAGGAATCAATCCCAATATCGAAAAATATATTCGTATTGTACCATCTATAGTCTCACTCGAACAGAAAGATGGATTCTTTAAAAAAGAAGAAGCCTTTATTACAAGAGTAAATCAATTGATTAAGGATATAGACAACAGCCGTGTATATCTAAAAAAGAAGCGTTTGTTAAAGACGATGAAGGAACAGAACGAACGTTTTATTATAGATGCCCAAAAGAGAAAAACGGAGGAAAAAACAAAAAGAGCCAAACAGAGGGAAGATTCCTATAAACTTTCTTTGGAGAACCAAAAGTCTATAGAGGCCGAACTACAAAGACAGAGTCAGCAGATGAAACGCTGGTATAAAGATCAAAAGAGAGAGAGAGGAAATTCCGAAAAAGAGTTGATCCGAGAATTAGAACAGTATACCAATCTCCTTGAAGCGCTTAAAAAGATAAGAAAACAGAGCTCTCGACAACTACAAAATAAGATCTTTCAGAAATATCAACTTCTTAATGGTGAGGGAGTATCGAAATGTATGATGGAGGTTTTTTATGAATATAACGAAGAGTTGCCTCCAGCAGGAGCAGGAGATTGTGCTGCTCCTAAGTTGTTACAATACGCTTTTCAACACAACCTTATTCCTTTAGCCATGGGAGAGTTTTGGTGGGATCCAAATCATCAAGATGAACTGAGAAAACATCAACAATTCTATCCTGCTTGTAAAAGCAAATGCTATCCCATTCTTTCGTATATGACCCAAGGGCTAAGAGTCGAAAAAAATCAAGTAGAGACCATTGCAAAACAAAGCTATCAGCTAGAGACCATGTACGAAGACGACTATATCCTGATAGTAAACAAACCTTCCGGACTACTCTCGGTTCCAGGCAAGGAGATAGAAAACTCTGTATACTCTATAATACACAAACGTAATCCTGAATTTACAGGACCTCTTCTTGTTCATCGATTAGATATGTCTACCTCCGGTCTATTGATTATGGCCAAAGATATGGAGACCTACAAAAGAGTCCAAAAACTCTTTCTTCAAAAGAAGATACAAAAACGATATATAGCTCTTATCAAAGGTGAGTTGAAACAAGAGAAGGGAGAGATACACTTGCCACTTCGCGTTGATCTAGATAATAGACCTCTGCAAATGGTCTGTCAACAATACGGAAAAGAGGCACATACGAAATGGGAGAAGATATCTTATAACAAGGGACAGACAAAGATAGCCCTCTACCCTATCACTGGAAGAACCCACCAACTGCGTGTTCACTGTGCACATAAATTAGGATTAAATGCTCCTATTGTAGGAGACGATCTTTATGGGGAGGTAAGTAAACAACGACTTTGCCTTCATGCAGAGAAGATTATTTTTCAACATCCTTATAGTGCAGAGGTAATGCAAATAACCTCATCACTCCCCTTCTGA